Below is a genomic region from Bacillus mycoides.
ACCATCCAAGCATTTACTTCATTATTCCACTTTAACTCTACTTCTTGTTCTAAACTTGGATTCGTAATATCATTTGTCCACTCTTTTCCAATCGACACTATTGATTGCTCATTTGGATGTAATGTGCACTTATATATTTTGTCTCCATAAGTCAATACTAATAGTTGCTCCATCCGTGTTCACCGCTCCTTTTCAACTGTCTCATCAAGTGCTTACTCTTTTTTCTCTGTGTTCGACGAGTCTTTATCGTTTGATGATTTGCCATATTTCTTTTTGTATTCATCTAATTGTTGCTCATATGTTTTTAATTTTTTATCACGCTCTTCGCCTGATAAATCCGGATTATTTTTCAGTGATTCAATTTGTTTAACAAGGCCGTACATAATAAGCTCTGGATCATCAAGTGTCTTAGCTAAATCTAATGATTGATCAAAATTACCTTTTCCGTTATACATCCAATATAGCAAATACTTTTCATCACTTTTCAAACTAATATTTTTCATAATTGATTTCTTTTGATCTTCACCTAGTTTTTCAGCTGTAATGTATGCAAATGCTAACTCATATTTAGATGCAATCGGTAATGATTCAAATTCCTCTTCATTTAATTGCGTAATTACTTTGTCATAATCAGTTGCTATGAAACTCGCATTTGCTTCTAATAATTTATTTTGATAAGGAAATTTTACAAAAGTGAAATATATTAAAGGAGCAGCTAAAATAACTGTCGCCGCTATGAAGGAAAAAGCTAAGTATTTAAACGATTTATAGCTTTTTTTAGGTACTAACTGCATATTTTTTTCTGTTTTTGTTTGTTCCTTCTCAAAGCTGTCATCAAGAAATTGCAGTAATGCATCTAAGCTTTCCATTTGAGCAACCGTCTGTTCAAATGTTGTTTCTTTTGCATCTTTTAGTAACCCAGCATACAAATCATCAAAATTGTGCTTTTGGGAGAATAAAGCGATAATTAGACACTTATATTGTGTTAAAAATTGCTCTTCTAACAACGGGGTTGGTGGAACAATATCTCGAATTCCTCTATGTATAATACTTGGCATTAAATTAGCATTAAAAACTATATTGTCCGGATGTAAAAAGAACGTGATTCGTTTATTTAAATATTTACGAAACTGCGCAACATTTCGAAGCAGTCTTAATTTCTCATTTCTTCCAAAACGGCTAAGATCATCCCACTTATATAATTTTTTATCCACTTGAAATATAAAGGTAAACATATCATCCGTTTCCTCT
It encodes:
- the essB gene encoding type VII secretion protein EssB encodes the protein MEKENWKLEMTKSQTRIKDFRQFDVITGASSEFVPLTIEETDDMFTFIFQVDKKLYKWDDLSRFGRNEKLRLLRNVAQFRKYLNKRITFFLHPDNIVFNANLMPSIIHRGIRDIVPPTPLLEEQFLTQYKCLIIALFSQKHNFDDLYAGLLKDAKETTFEQTVAQMESLDALLQFLDDSFEKEQTKTEKNMQLVPKKSYKSFKYLAFSFIAATVILAAPLIYFTFVKFPYQNKLLEANASFIATDYDKVITQLNEEEFESLPIASKYELAFAYITAEKLGEDQKKSIMKNISLKSDEKYLLYWMYNGKGNFDQSLDLAKTLDDPELIMYGLVKQIESLKNNPDLSGEERDKKLKTYEQQLDEYKKKYGKSSNDKDSSNTEKKE